The following are from one region of the Dehalococcoidia bacterium genome:
- a CDS encoding Hsp20/alpha crystallin family protein: protein MRYRRLSYRYAVVLAIGEPRPIGDPWRTIPVVLAQPRWRPPADLVENDQAFVLTVELAGVESDQVEILLYEDAVIIEGQRRLPVIGSYHVAEIRQGPFRLEMPLPAPVDTEKVEGQLERGLLTMRLPKVTAR, encoded by the coding sequence ATGCGCTATCGTCGCCTCTCGTACCGCTACGCCGTCGTGCTTGCCATCGGCGAGCCCCGTCCGATCGGCGACCCGTGGCGCACCATCCCCGTCGTGCTCGCCCAGCCGCGCTGGCGCCCCCCGGCCGATCTCGTCGAAAACGACCAAGCGTTCGTCCTGACGGTTGAGCTTGCCGGGGTGGAGAGCGACCAAGTTGAGATCCTGCTTTACGAAGATGCCGTGATCATCGAAGGACAGCGGCGGCTGCCGGTCATAGGCTCGTATCACGTCGCCGAAATCCGGCAAGGCCCGTTCCGGCTGGAGATGCCGCTTCCTGCGCCAGTCGATACGGAGAAGGTCGAAGGCCAGCTCGAGCGCGGGCTGCTGACAATGCGACTGCCGAAGGTGACAGCGCGATGA